The nucleotide window GTTTTTGAAACaacatataattataaaataatctaatatttcGTAAAACGTGttgaataaagaaattaataatgtaTCTCCTTGAATATacgtttaattataatttactagtggatttcaaattattaatctaATTCAGGATAAACTCATTTATTAACTAATTACTtaagagaataaaaatattatacgaaAAAAGTGTTGAGTGACATTAACTGATATCaagaacataacctcaaaatggtTTATCTTGGACCAGGGGTGCAATATGTAGCGGAAAGCGGAAGGGCGTTTATTTCGCCAAACAATCCTCAAGACGTCCTCAtggataacaaaaaaatggtgAGTTATATCAAGTTGATTAATTTTCATGGAAGGAAATAtttgtatgaataaaaaatagcCTCAATTAGGATAAATGAAAAGAAAGTATGATATTGTTAACTTTGGTATTTTGCTTTTATGGGTTCATTTATACGAAGAAAATTCCTGTGATCTCCAGGACGTTTAATTTTTAGTTCACAAAGAAGATTATTCGAATCCTTTTGTACCTCTCAGCGAATAATTCACACTCCAACAACACAAATTCTTCTCCTCTTTTGTTGTTTTGACAAGTTGACACAGTTGACAGTTCGTGATAACTCACATAACTCACAGGATTTTTCGCCACGGCTGTCTCTCAACACTCCTACTCGTGTTCTAAAATTAACAGGTGTGCACGTCTGACGTGTGCACATTTTCGACTGAAAATGCTAGAAAGCttcatttctaaatatttatatttaatataacgGACCTAATATAATGTTTGTAGGGAGTTTGAAGCAAGTTAAACTTAGTTTTTTGTGCGTTAACTCtttcatgatatttatttatctatataatAGATTCCAAATAATTTACCTACGCCTCACACATATTTTGCACTAAAGTTTGATACTAATAAgctaaaatgataaaaataataaaaaccgtAAAGCTCAGTGACGTAATCGATGCTGCTTATGAGAGTAGACAGCCATCTAGCgggaataaataatattcaaactttaaaaagccatagacaaatgaaacaaccaaACATAGGATAATATCCAATTACTACGACCTGATTAACTAGATCGGTTCTCGAACAACAATGATCGTGACCCgagttaacccgatcatagCTTCCGAAAAGACATTTGACTTGATCAATGTGTAAACGCCCCTTAAACGATAACAAATCCAGTTCGTGCTTTTATACGAatgttgaatttatttcaataattaatgtTTAATAAAGTTCGTGTCTGAATTTTCTCGCTTGTAGTTTTTCGAACGACACATTGAACTAGAATATCGACGAAGGTCAGATAAGAAAAATGGGGCATCGTGCCACTTTCTGTGTATATTCATGGTTAGAAGGACAAATAGGCTTGGCATTGTAAGGACATGATTGAAGATAATCTGAAAGTCAAGATTTgtacaattaatttttgttttttcttaagtttaacaacatttttttctgaaatttgctttgttttttgtttgttgatgTTTTGAGTCGatgttgatttgaattttgaattactTAAGCACGTTAAATCCTTTTCTAacttaaaatgtataaaaattcactggaaacgttcactatcgatggctgccaaacaaatattaaacaaggaggcatcttcaaacttaaaatgTTGTATTGATTGTGTacttcaagcaactaccgccatctctaggttaaGTCACGTACTTCTGTGACttacataaaaatatggaatgttTAATCGTTCAAACACTGGGCGCTAATCCCATAGGACAAAAATTAATTACGGAAATAAAGTTAATCATCATTTGTTCtcaattcattataataattagagTATGTTGACTTATTAATATGGATATTAGCATTTCTAATATCTATgtttgatgtttattattatcaactaattaatttcatattagtTATTTCCTCAAATAAACTGTTGATGGCGTATTACATTGGTCATTCTAAAAGATCACTCACCAATCGTATTACATCGCACACAAGTGACAGCATTTTATAACCTGATAGATGTTCTGTAGCAGAACTCGTATTTTATGAAGCCCATTCCATGGATTATAAATctgtaatgaaaatatgaaacaacTACAAAAAACGACCATTTTTACAACGTATATTACTTAAGATGATCTGtgtattaataagaaaactaatttaaataatctttAGTATAATCGAGGCTGTCTTAACATATAAATAATGAAGTTAGAGGAAGATCGATagaaaattaatgtttactTAATTACAATgtagtaaaatttgaaaaatattctttaatacATTGTAGAAACTATCTGTCTACTGATAAAGCGAAATTAAAACTTGTACGATGTTGTAGGAACTTCATAATACAGCagtaaaaatagatttctaAGCAATGAAATGGTATTGAGTTTCAAAGAAATACGAGATTCCTTTTGTTCCTTTCGTTTTATGTTTAGattctttattataaatttcatacCAATATTTCAACAATACATTGTATAGTATTGGAATATCGTGGAAAAACAACCATCAATaacttttgtattaaaatactcaagtgttttataataatggaatcgtttttaaaatattagattttaagATATTAGATGAAAAGATTCGTGGCAACATTTTACACCTGTCACATTATGCAACATAAATACATATTGAAAgcaatgaaattgaaatattattgataatatcaaaaatcacctcCGATATTTAAAGTGTAGTTTAATTAAAGATAAATCTTAAAAATGATTTACTCAACACTTCAtgctatttaaaatttttaaggaGTGGCTCTGGGTACAAGACAAATgataaatatgtttaaaaatttaagcCCCTTCTGGAAGTAAAATATCGCTTTGAATACCCTGTATGTGCAACTAAATTGAAAGATTAAGGAGTATTATAATTCACTAGTCCCTCACTCTGAGTTATTGTCTTGATAAAGGGATCTTCTGATGAGggtgaaattaattaaatattcaaatttacccacttgtattcaattttcaaatataaatcactAAATCCATACCCCAATCAAGAAATTGAAAGTAATTAAATGATGTTAAAAGCCCTAAGAGTAATTGATAAAGTCATTAAATGATTACTGTCTTTAGGTTGAGTAGAAATACTGGTTGCCTACCTAATATCATGAATCTTACATTTATATTACGAATAAAACTGTCAAGGTCTCTTAATTATTCATCAATAATTACACTTAATAATATcgtattaaataaattaggtaTTAATGCGATAATACgcaatcattttttattcatttcataaaacGAAAACAGATACAAATAAACCAGATCGATTGcagcttttatttattaattacaatcGCGTGACTGGTTCTTTTTAATATTGCAACGAATTCCCAATAAATTACACccgaaatattgagaaataatagatcgattatttccattttaagaACAACAAAATactatatttgaatatttgatgtAGGATTTTTTATGAGTGTACTTCAAATCAGgagaaatatttttggaaaaaaaaagttgtcaCAGCTTCTCGCataatattacaataattatataaaatgaaatacacTTTTCCAATATTgctgaagaatattttgaatagtaTTTGTAGGCATGGTAAAGTATACAGAACCTAGTTAAATGACATATAAAAGTGTCAAGTAATTGTCatgatttttgacaaattaataaaaagaagaagaaaatttgtaatggacagataatttttttttttctaaagaaaagtaaaatttgatGATTTCAAATATCTGAAAGGAGTGATGACTATGAGTTAGACGCAATAGTGTTCTGAACTCTGGGCAataatcaaattacaaaaattcttgTTACTTAACTGGGTGGATAGTCTACGAATTGAGCCCATCACCacagagaagaagaagaagcaaatatatgtattttatgaaagcaaaagaaaaatctaaaatttctatgaggagatatataaaaaatatcaagagATAATAAGTGTGTCATTAATTGTAGATATAACATTCCATTTTGGTAAGagtttaatatttatatgaaccAATTCTTCTCTCCTAGTTGAGTTTGTTCATTGTCTTTAGAGTtgtgatatttgaataaataaatatttgcattATATGTGATAATACTTCGTGTTTTAATCAATTGTAATATATTACTCCTGGTAAATTAAAAAAGGAGATAAATCGTTCTAAAATCAAATCAGATCGTCGATTGATATGTAAGATACTGTACAAAATTAATGCGGCAATTtgaattttggaattatttttgtaacaaactCTTCTGATACAAATTATCTTTGAAGAACTGAACCAGAGAAAAACAAGAATTGTATTATAGGTACTTAAAATTACTTCAGATTTGAAGCAATTCTGAAGACTAGTTGAACAATTTTGGGTCACAAAGTTCAGAAAccatttaaaatcaataaatatcacTTATTGGTACTTTTAGTTCAGAAACTAATCATCAATCCATGTCTTGTAAGAGTTTGAACTATTTATGTAGCAATTGATCCAAGTGGATTcttttgtaagttttttttttgaagaactAGACCAAAGGAACATGGCAGATTTGTTCTAGATTTCATTATATCTGCTAGATAATTCAGAAATTAGAAggtttttaaagatattttactACATAGTTAATCAAAAAAAGTAGTAAACTAGTTTAAAATCGACTTAAATCACCAATTGTTGCAATTTAGGGGATATTTTGCTAAATTGtacaccaaaaaataaaaaaaatcgatacatTTCATCCATTGGTATATCTCTTACATAACCTATGCTCCATTATCAAGATTTTTTGATCCCCAAGAACTTTTTTAGTTATCGCAAAAATAATCAAGTTATTTGATGTCCAgtgtatattattaataatagaaaGGTAAAGAAAACAacattaaaattgttatttttattgaaaaatgtatgaaacaatacaaaaagaatctataaagatgaaaaaattataaaaataaaaacacccATTTGATATTTcactttaaaaaaactaaaaaaaaaatcaataaagatatttctattaattgaTAGCGATTCAATAGTCAAAAAGACACGTGGGGGAAATAATTGGATTAATAATATTGAAGGTacgtttataatttttgtagataTCATAAAGTCTTTCGGGGGTTGCGTACAGGGGGTTCTCCCACATgtactttaaaatttttatacacgTTGTAACCTGAAAGAAATAATCGAAATCATTCCGCAGCAGAATACACCAAGAAAACAGCTGGAATAACTACACtaagaaaagtttttgaaaatactcacaCTATCGAACGGTCTGTCAATTTGACCGCATTCTTTAACTTCGTTCACCATTCTATtagaagaatttataaaatcgGCATGGGAAGATATGATTGAAGACAAATCGTTCGCTTCTTCGAAATCCAATTCGAATTTTTGGAGACATTtagtgaaaataaaagaaaatatataatggtGGATGCTGTTTAACAAATTGTTGAAAGCGaacctcaaatattttaatttcattattgtgCTTTTATGACTTTTAAAGTTGATTCGATCTTTTTGTCGACGAGGTTCCAAATCTATAACAATAAATACGACTAGATGTTATCGGAAATTAGTACTTTACAAACAATTGGATTGGTTCGCTTCAAACTGAATTTATGTATTaaacgaaatgttttattttggcGACATATTTTTCAGAGATATGGGGTTGGTTCGAGAGGGGAATTCGCCCTGGTTAGGTAAGGTTTACTTAAACTTCaattaggttatgtttacttcagtttaggttagtttatcataatatgagaaaaatctatttttttatggaatgcgataatttttcataatcaaaAAGAGGCCGTTTCGTGTAAGTCATAAAACCAGTTCAAAAAACCGAACCGAAAGTCAACCGAtgcaattattgataaaaaccggaaatattaattttaggacgttgataaatggattctgcCATTTCGAAAACGTCAAATTACGAGTGTTTTTCactcaaatcaaaatttaaatgagatattttataatatatagcATGTCATTTGGAACTTTACGGTCGTCAAAAGTTACCTTTAGACGTTTGTGTTATTTTCATGACTGAAGCCAGATTTCGAATACCAACGGTTATTTCATCGTCTAGAGTCAGTCCATTTGGCCATCCACCAACGTCAAGCTCCACCTCCATCTCGTAAGATGCAATTGCATCAGAGTGTTTAGTAATGTGCTTTGAAAAAATCCAATgatttaacaatttaaaatggCCGGCTGTCATTTGTCGACTACGCGCGCATTCTAACAGAAGACATTTTGTAGTTCTTTTGACACCACTAGAGTGTGCTAGATGATAGAGATGGGAACACCGGTTATGCAGAAGTGGATGCTAAATTAATTGTAACGAGTAGATGGAGTAACggttataaaaaatagatatgGAAATATTAGTGATGGTGAAATAATTACGACGAATAACAAATGGAAATTTCGATTTACCTGTAAACGAAAGATTATTCAATGTATACAATCCccatttaattttcaaaatgaaatgaaacaCGTCTTTGTACATGTCAATTTGAGAGGGTATAATGATGAGGTTCAGAGGCCACGGTATATCTAATTGCAAACTGATCATATTACACGCTTCCAAAGCATCGTTACACACTTTCCAATTTTCGTCGATTTGTACggaacatttttcataaaattctggATAAATGTCCATTATTATATCTTGAAGATGAGACGTGAGCCATATATCGTTACCCCAGTTTTTATTTTGTGCGTAAACCTAAAATAAACGACACGATAACGAACctaacagaaataaataaagaaaataagacTCAAAAACTGCAAATTCTCTTccttacaaaaaaacaaactcacgtcacaatttcatttcattaatcTATCAACTTACCTCCATAAAAAACCTCCTGTAAAAAGGAAacaacaaattatcaaaaaacaaaaatatatgacgCATAAAACGAAATTCCTTCTCTAACAGATACTCTTCCATCAAGATATTCTTCACTTTTAGACCAGATACAGTAAACCTTTCTTTCAATATACCACAAAATATCTTTTCGAAGAAATTACTAACCGGAAAGAAAGTTTTAGTTATCGAAGATATtctaaaacattataaaaaaataatacaacacaataatttcgatatttttactAACTTTTCAAAAAGACTCCGTTTTTTCGGTTCCACTTCTTCtttatcatatttaaaataatcttcGAAAGCCAACATTAAAAATCCATCTGTAGTATCCACTAAATTATCAAGTTTATCCATTTCCGTTGGTTTTGAACAATCATCCGATGATATGACAggaaatttataagaaatttcttccgttgtttcaaaattttcatcaataaatattttttcatcactaTTGAATAATCTACATAATTCTTCTAATACCCGTCTAACAAATTCTTCATAAATAGTTTCTAAAATGAACTAGATTTCATaacacgttttattaaaaaaagaaaaaaatcaccttCGCGATCATTTActaatgaaaaatcttttagtAACCTCAGTAAATGAACATTTTTACCGATTTTTAACACTAGGGTactcataatttttaataaaccaTCGCTTATACAAATTTCATCGGATATAACGAAATTCAAATCACACCCCGTATCTGTcgatctaaaattaaaaaaaaaaaacaatttaaaaatagtatattacataatTAGTTTGGAAAATGATATATTTCACACTAGTTACTGTTTTGAAATACACTTTCCGAAGAATTCTGCACACaatttttcctacgaccacataaaaaattcttcaaaaaacgaattttttaattaagtcatttgaacaaaaaagtatttcaacacatatgttgaaaagtatataaacactTTCAAATTCGCTAGAATCCATTTTTTTGCCAGCACAATACTTATAATTTTACAACATGACTGCTTATATGTTTGACAATTAATACAGCCtacttaatataatttttagactTTCAACTTACCTGTTAGTAAAATCAAGACAGTCATGAAGAATGTTTTCCTTCACTAtggagaataaattttcattcaactacTTTATACATTACCCAGTAATAGTAATGATACTTAATTTTAACGTTTAAATTATCTTGCAGATACTGGTatgtatttgaacacaaatcactttaaatttttattgtaaacactaatataacctcaaaaaatcatattatctgTTTCTTCAGTGtcttaaatttggccttttgcctttcggcacccagccagattcatattgtattgGTATTGTATTCCCTTtatcgttcgagaccatatataacatatgaaaaagaagcatttcaatacatgtatgttttgttatttattaatacatGTGTGCAATAAGCTACTTTTTTAGGTAAAAATAAGTATGCAATGTATCATTTCCATAAGTGGTcgtaagaaaaattatcaatcaataactcactttgttattaaaaattcgTTGGAATAATCGTTAAAATCATTCTTGACGAACCATGAATGTACaacattcaaataataatataaactttcaatatacagggtaacCCTCAAATCTTGATCTAATTTATTAGTAGAAAATTGTAAACTATCATGGAGACGTGTTAAAAGCGATGTAGCgctaataatattttgatttttctcaaaatctatCACTACGTAATcatgaattgtttttaataatttaatcgGTTCGAAAAAATGTTCCAAGTCTTCGGAAAGATTCAATAATGTGTagattgtttctaaaaaaaattaaaataatcctaaaaactattcaaaacgATATTTATTTCACTAACCTTGTTCCCTAACTTTATCTTCCAACtgtgataattttaaatataaaggtcttatcaaattttgtaaagaaTTATTGTAACTTCGATATGTTTGCGAAACTGTTGTAACACATTCTTCattcttaatatcaaataatttatcaaaatcccTAAAAAATTCCAACAGGTGGATATATGGTACCACCtgattttctaagaaatttttaaaactaccctGCAACATAACAATACATACGTGGAATTTCCAAAATGTTCATATTAATAAAGAAGCTTCTTAACACATtcacagcattatttttgaaaagaaaattattattatttttgtaccACAACggttgaaaattaaatataagtaCCATTGATGATGTATACAACGTATACGAAATGATTAGGGGTAAATAAAAACCCAAAATCgccatataatttattttgactgaaaatagtgaaaaaacaGTCTGAAATTCTCAGGAATCATCCAGCAGGccataaaaaagataaaaaaaataatgagatcATACAACTCTCGGAGCATCCCCTGATTCCCCCCCTCTCACTCACGCAGCTattagcaaataaaaaaaattaattgaggaCAAGGATCAAGCTGAGATTTCTAGAAATCACCAATGAGGACATGAggaagatagaaaaaaatattgtgaccATACTACTCCTGGAACATCCCCTAATCATCACTTGAGCCACACAGCTGTTggcaaataattaaaaaaaaattaataaagaacgAGGATCAGTCTGAATTCTCAGGAATCATCAATGAGgccataaaaaataaatattgtgtcCATACCACCCCAGGAACATCCCCTAATCATCACTTATGTCATACAGCtgttggaaaataatttaaaaaaaagttaataaagaACGAGGATCAGTCTGAATTCTCAGTAATCACCAATGagatcataaaaaataaatattgtgacCATACCACCTCCGGAACATTCCCTAATCATCCCTCAAGTCACACAGCTGTTAGTGAATAATTGATTACATACTTTTAgggcaaattttaaaaaatttaccaaaacatataataaaaaacagttaacaACAATTGTCTCTAGTTTTGCTGCAAATGAGTTAAATAATTactaaattaaacaaaatttttacttaCTGCTCTTAAACTGGAAATAGTGACATTATCtcgtatttttattatatttccatcaaaataaaatacagtaGAAGTATGAGTTTCCCATAATTGCCACAATATTTCCCTTAAAACTTTATATTCTGATAATACAGTGGATTTTTTCAACACAACCAACCCCATAGCTTGATTTTCCAAGTGTTTTTCCCTGATGAAAAATGAACTATTCAAAAACAAGTACAATACACAGACAAACACGATATTACCATAACATTCCAATATTTGCTTCTCGTCGTTCACTAAATGgtttatcttgaaaatttgtatcATTATACCAAGTATGTTGAATTGTATTATACAACTCTTCCCTATTAGCCCTTAAATTCATTACTACATCTTTTTCACAACTTGTGATAGTAACTAAAGGTGCAGttttattatcttcaaaataatCTGGAGTATACCTATCATCTgttattgaagatatttctgAACAATcctaaatattatattaatagaaattaattaacaattctTCTCATACATACCGaactttcatcaatttttggtATAGAATATTCAATTCCTTCCATTAGATATTCGCTCCaattaatttcttcatctttttcttGTGGTTGTATTTGAAACTCAtgtggattttctaaaaatttacttGTAGGTTTTTCCGACATGCAAAGTAGAAACTTTACAACATTCAATCGAGAAGTAAGATGATATTCAGGAacgttttttgtaatataattattgtaagcTTCAATTAAGGCTTCTGATTGTGAaaaaaatccatgaaaattgaatttttctgcCATTCCTGCCATAATTTTGTCTACTTCTGTTTTATTTAGGAAATACATCGTGTcgg belongs to Diorhabda carinulata isolate Delta chromosome X, icDioCari1.1, whole genome shotgun sequence and includes:
- the LOC130902041 gene encoding gamma-tubulin complex component 5 — translated: MARQISVEVSELVKDLIIQVTGYQGGSESFNRVQKYFHEKLRKSDTMYFLNKTEVDKIMAGMAEKFNFHGFFSQSEALIEAYNNYITKNVPEYHLTSRLNVVKFLLCMSEKPTSKFLENPHEFQIQPQEKDEEINWSEYLMEGIEYSIPKIDESSDCSEISSITDDRYTPDYFEDNKTAPLVTITSCEKDVVMNLRANREELYNTIQHTWYNDTNFQDKPFSERREANIGMLWEKHLENQAMGLVVLKKSTVLSEYKVLREILWQLWETHTSTVFYFDGNIIKIRDNVTISSLRAGSFKNFLENQVVPYIHLLEFFRDFDKLFDIKNEECVTTVSQTYRSYNNSLQNLIRPLYLKLSQLEDKVREQETIYTLLNLSEDLEHFFEPIKLLKTIHDYVVIDFEKNQNIISATSLLTRLHDSLQFSTNKLDQDLRVTLYIESLYYYLNVVHSWFVKNDFNDYSNEFLITKSTDTGCDLNFVISDEICISDGLLKIMSTLVLKIGKNVHLLRLLKDFSLVNDREETIYEEFVRRVLEELCRLFNSDEKIFIDENFETTEEISYKFPVISSDDCSKPTEMDKLDNLVDTTDGFLMLAFEDYFKYDKEEVEPKKRSLFEKISSITKTFFPVSNFFEKIFCGILKERFTVSGLKVKNILMEEYLLEKEFRFMRHIFLFFDNLLFPFYRRFFMEVYAQNKNWGNDIWLTSHLQDIIMDIYPEFYEKCSVQIDENWKVCNDALEACNMISLQLDIPWPLNLIIIPSQIDMYKDVFHFILKIKWGLYTLNNLSFTDLEPRRQKDRINFKSHKSTIMKLKYLRFAFNNLLNSIHHYIFSFIFTKCLQKFELDFEEANDLSSIISSHADFINSSNRMVNEVKECGQIDRPFDSVTTCIKILKYMWENPLYATPERLYDIYKNYKRTFNIINPIISPTCLFDY